The sequence CTTTCATTCTTTCTTAATGTTAAAATTTAATgtcgctaaaaattatttttgctataatgatatttgtataaaattaacatagaacacccaataaaacaaataaatttgtttgGATTCGTtactttgatttgttttttctctttcatttttttaaaacacaaTTAAAATCGTGCTTATATCTGCATTTTTAAAATCCACCTAAACAGTTTAAAGttcttaaaagttattttaacttaaaaataattaaaatatgttaattcaAATAGAGTcgtacatttttttaaatgactATGACTTTGTAACTTAAAGTTTGTAatagttgattttatttatatatatatatttagagaaTGTGTTTTTATTGGCACAACAGATCGAGCTTTAACAATAGAAACATCAAATCTATGCAATTACATCAAGTGAAATATTCTTAAACATTACTACACAAACACACGTCAATAATTTCTCTAAATTTacgaaaaaaaagtaaaaatataatttcatgtgaatacaatttataaaatgattatcAGTAATAAGCTATTCCTCAAACATAAGTATTTTGTTAGAACTTTATACCCTAAAACCTTATTCAAATCAGTGTTTCTACTCTCAACAATCAAAGAGCTAAGTTGTCAAAAAGAGAACCCCCCCCcctccacccccaccccccacaTAATTCGTAAAGTGGGCTGAGCACCCAAAATAGGCCCATGCCCAAATCTCTTCCGTGGACTGGGCTTCACGGCTTCACCTTGGGCTTTTGTTCCCATACGGGTTCTGATTGGGTGGGGTTAAATCCGGAAATTCCAAACTTCCtactttcttttatatttgaaaaaaacatatttattttcataaagtaaaaaaaaaaaaaggaggatgGTGGGGAAGGTATAACTCTTTTTGTCATGTAACAAGGCAAGTTATGAATCAAATATTCGCAAATTCAATAACATAAGTTTACTAATGAAGCAAAGATCCATGGTTGTATTCTTAGGTTTTTACTTTttaagatttcaaattttaatgtattataaacaaaaatatatcatttttttcatattatatttatgcCTCGATAGGCAGGTTAAAtcgtatatatttaattaatcacACTGTTTATCGTATTATATCTcgtattaaataaaatatcaatttcctttttaaaaatatctattgGTATAACTATACTACACATCACTAATTAAGATTTATGTTGCAATTCTAGATATTCTTTGtcagttatttttattaaattaataatactctctttttttatctttaacaaATAAtcagagaaataaaaaaaatatattaaataaataaaatattcaacgACCGAACAACAAGGAAAATATTTACGAGGTTGATAGATCCAATTACAAACTTGTGAATCTCTGTGTTAGAATTGAAAAGTCCATATTCAAGACTTAGAAGAGTTGATGATACTCCAAAGACCAAGAGTCAATGATCAACCTTGAATGCTACGCTTCAAATAAATAGAATACCTCgtcaaatcttttatttttggagtaatataaatatcgaatattaagtgaaaaaataaataaataataaaataatatttatatttgcttaGTTACAATAGCATATTATATAGTTTGTTAAATAAGTTCGAAAAGAgtagaatatatataaaatagagaataaaaaaaatatagtggagtaataaaatatattaagcaagtaaaacatttacttatattaatattatgtaaTTATTATCAGCCAAAAAAATTAGATGATAGGATTTATGTATTTgctaatataattaaataataaatctaTTTATATAGCTTACAACACATATTTAATGATTTACCATAAACGTCAAatgcaaaataattttttttttcccttaTGAAGTAATGAATTCAAATCACGTAAAAACTTTCTTCATGATagtatttttttgaaagaaggaaaataaattatgaCGTGGAGAGATCCAATCAAGGCAACCCATATAAGATTGGAATGGAAAAAAcaaatactaatattttaaaaactgaAATGGTTGTTGAAGACGAAGAGTCAATGATCAAACAGTAACTGCattaaaagagaaattgaaattaatataaattacttctttcttgtttttatattactatatatacttttccctttttaatcaacttcaaaagaaataattatatgtataataataaatttaattttaaatttggaaAATACTTTTTTGAGCTGCTACATATAAAACATTtatgaattaataataaatattctgtttaattattttgaatacagATTGTTggaataataatttaaagaaattgtaagttgtttaaattttaaataattatttaataaatacgtagttaacatttatttaatatatataaaatttttagtcCTAGTTGAATTaagattcaaattatttttgagtttataaatcataaatttgaagATCAAAAGTACACCAACTCAGCACTTTCCTCAAATGGAAGTCAAGCTCGTTCCTCACGATTCTGCTGTACATACATATTTACGTTTTTGTCCATTAAATGGAAGGACATAATAGTCATTTCAGAAACCCCTCATGAATCTTCCACCCGTCACAACTACGGCAGTCCCCACTCATCACAATATAATCCAACACTCTCTCTTCCATCCCTTCTACTCTCTCCATATCCTCTTCTAATCCTACGCACTCCTCAACTAACTTTACGCACCAGACATACATAAAAAGACTAAATTTTACACATCGGTATTCGCTATCGTGCGCCATTTCTTCTCCGGCAACGGCAACTCGTTGGAAATGGGTGGTGCAGGCGGAAACGGGAACGGCGGAGGGGGAGGGCCGCAGCCGTCGGGTGCGGCTGAGGCGCTGTACTCGGCGGCGAGGATTTCGGTATGGTGGGATATAGAAAACTGTCAAGTGCCTAGAGGATCTGATCCTCATGCGATCGCTCAGAATATAAGTTCTGCGCTTGTGAATATGAACTACTGTGGACCGGTTTCTATTTCCGCTTACGGTGATACAACTAAGATCTCTTCTTCTGTTCAACAGGCGCTTAATAGTACTGGAATCGGCCTTAATCACGTTCCTGCAGGTATACTTTTTGTTGAGACACATTTTTCCTGTTTGCATCTTTGTTAGTCTCTGTAATTCGAATGAAAATGATTTGTTTTTAGTTGATTTGATGTTTGGTTGAGTCGatctatgttttaaaagttgatttttGTGTCACTGGACAGGATCGGTTAGATCTCATTGAATTTTACCTATGATTGTTTTGTTTGTGCTGATATATAAGTCAACGGAGTGTTTTTGATGGTCTAAAGAGCATGGCTGACCCTTTGAATCCATGCAAGTGCCAATCTGATTATTCTGTGGTCGAATTCACAGTCAGATgcaaaattgcatttttttccAGTGAAAATAGCCATGTTTTCCAATTTAAACAGGATTTTTACTAGGAAAAAAACGttgattgtgttttcttttttaattttctcataCAAACCCACTATCAGTGATAGAGATTGGGTGTTTAATAGTCTGTTTAGCACATACTCAGAACTTGTATGAGTTGCTGATCTTTTGTTTCGGAATTATAGAGCTCATTTTCTCTAGATCATGAAGAAATCAGAATAGTGGTCCGCGGTAGATCCATGATTTTAAGTTATCGGGTGTGAGTACTACTGCACAGTCCATACTCTTTTATGGAACTGTCCTTTTCATCAGCTCTGAAGGTAGGAAAGAAGACTTTATTGAGAGTGAAGCAAATGAGCTCAATCTTCTTGGCGGGAAGTTTTTTCTTAAACGTGTATGGATAATGGGCGTGGATTACgcatatgtattttttaaataacattttcaagtatatatagTTGGATATGGCTCCTCCTCCAGTTCCTTCAGTTCTAGTTTGAAATTATGACGTGTATCTAGTGTCGTCTAGTATTTTCAgtgttttgaaaaaataacaattgtAGTGTTTGAGATTTCAATTTGGAACTGTAAGTTGAATTTTTAACCCTCTCAATTACTAAGCCaacctctaatttttttttaggaggttcaaaacttatattatacttattttttttgtcaaaatacCTTATGTATACTGTGTAACTTCTCGCAGAGCAAACCCCCTCTCTGCCTTCTATATCCGCCCTGCACGTGTTTACTTAATAATTAATAGATCTGATATATTTTactaatttctatatttttttacgGTAATTAAAGGACAGTCTATTTTTACCATAGTTAAAGTATACTCTCTGCTGCCAAAGTGTATAATCCGTTTACCATTTCTAGCTTCTGAACCTCAAAGTCTGGTGGAAAACCACCATGAACCTCTCTTTTTGTTTCTCAATTTGATTAGACCTAAAAGCTTCTTGAAAGAATTGCACACAAAGAACTTCAACACCAAGTCAAATTAACTTGAAGCTAGTAACTTCCACCAAAGAGTGGGGAGATTAGCATATATATTTGAGACTGGGAGAATAAGATACTGAATTTGCTTTCTGGCCGGCCGATCGGGCAAAAAAGTTGAAGGATTCTCAAAATTGTCAATCGCAAGTTGGCAATTCAGAAGCAGCGCTGGAAATCAAGGCGTGCTTTGTCATCTCAGTTTCTTTTTGTGCAAAGAGATTGAAATGATTCCGTCCTTCTAGCTTGCTTCCGCCCTGCTCAGAAGAAAGATTTAGTGCATCCATCACTTGAATTTTCTTCCCAATCAGAAGACAAATTAAAACATGTTTCGTTGGCTTTGATGGGAAGGCTCTAATTTTGGCTGAGCTTCATCAGTTCTCTGTGAAATATTtggaagagaaagaaaatttacttttcattgtgtgtgtgtgagagagagagagagagggactGTGAGTTGATTTTTGACCATACTGGTGGTGTCTGCTGCTATACATACAACCTTGGACAAAAGTGAGAATTTGGAGCTGATATGTGGTCGCTTAATGTTTAGTTGAATTCTCATCTTAATTGAGTCGTAAGATAGCCCTTGAAGGTAGTGTATAGACCAAGTGAAAAACAGTGTATTCAAGATTCTTATTTTTAACATTTGTGGTAGCGcgattttgatatattttgaaCTGCTTAGACTCCGTCATGACAATTTTTTGTCCAAATGTGTACAGGTGTTAAAGATGCAAGTGATAAGAAGATTCTTGTGGACATGTTATTCTGGGCAGTTGACAATCCTGCACCTGCTAACTATTTGTTGATTTCGGGAGATCGTGATTTTTCAAACGCACTTCATCAATTGCGCATGCGCAGATATAATATTCTTCTCGCACAACCTCAAAAAGCTTCTGTTCCCCTTGTTGCTGCTGCAAAGACTGTATGGCTTTGGACAAGCCTTTCATCTGGAGGACCTCCACTCACAAATAGTGAATCAAGTCAACTTGTTAATAGCAGCTACGGTTCTTTACCCACTTTAGACACATTATCAACGTCATCTAGTGACTCCAGTCTGATAAACCAGCTTGACACTTTCCATGAAAACCCACAAATGAAGTTTAACAATTTGGGAAGGGGTACAGATATTAAGCAGAAGGGCAAACCAGTTCGTAGAAGTGTGAATCAACCCAATATATCACGAACTTCATCTGGCACACAAGAAAATCATAGTGCTGCAAACTTTCATCAACCAGGATATGGATATCCTAAGCAGTTCAATGATTCAGTGGAGTTGCCTGGAgctcataattcaagaactccTTTCAGTGGGCCTGTACCGAGCGGTGTTCCTGGTAATCCTGAGGCATCCTGGACGAATGGAAACAACTCACAGAACAATTATCAAAACAATTATCCTCCAGGAAGGCCAAACAACCTCCCAGTATCACCGATAATTCCACCTGGTAATTTCTTACCACCTAATTCGCATGTGCATCATTCACATTCAATGCCTCCTAGGTCTGATGCAATTGGCTACACCTCAGTCCCTCAAATATCTATGCCTGATATGGGTAAGCTAAAAGTCAGTGAAAACTCCACTAATGGTCATAATCGTCCTTTTTCTCAAACGTGGAATGGAGAATCAAGACAACCTCCTAACATTGAGAATtcttatacaaatacaaatgggCCTCATAAAGGACACAATTCGCAGAAGAAAACACCATTTTACGTTGAAAAAGAGGTAAACAGGCATCCACATCCCAGccctgagattccaccaccgtCATGTATAGCAAATAGCAGTAATGGACCTCTCAATGGTGTGTGGGGAGCTCCAGGATGCCCAAAACCTTCTGATTATGTTCAAGGCCTTATTGGAGTCGTTTTACTTGCCTTAAACACCCTTAAAACTGAGAAGATTATGCCTACTGAAGCAAACATCTCTGATTGCATCAAATATGGAGATCCAAAACACCGCAATACTGATGTTAAGAAGGCTCTCGCGAGTGCAGTTGAACAACAGCTGGTAGTAACACGGAATTTAGGTGCTTTGCAATTATATGTTGGTAAAAATGAGAACCTATGGAGGTGTGTGAATCCCATTGGTGGTAATATGAAACAATATCCCAAAGAAGCATGGGATGACCTCCAGAAATTTCTATCATCTTCTGCCGGACGAGCCGCCATAAGCGCTACTCAGTGCAGGTAATGGGTTCTCATTTAGTTTGAACCTTTGTGGATGTTTGCGGAAGTTTCTAAAGTTCTTATTTAGGTGAAGCACTTCCAATTTAAAATCCAATTAAACATTGTATTGAGAAAAAAAGCATTTAGATTCAGGATTATGGCaaacacatttttatctttgtaAGGTCCACTAAAATTTTTCTGTCTAgttttattttaccttttcaaataaaaaagaagacaGAAGACGTTTCCTTGTGTGTGTCTTGGCTGATATGATCTAATTTTGAACTTGCTTATTTACGTTTTCCTTCACTAGGTTTGAAGCAGCAACAGTTATTAAGAAAATGTGCTTAAAGGAGCTTGCTTTAGGTGAAATACTTCAGATCTTGCACATGGTTGTTAACATGAAGAAATGGCTTGTACAACCTCAATCCGGATGGCAACCAATTAAGTTTACTCTCGCAGAGATCGTCCCCGATTCAGGGGTGgtagctgctacataagatctGCGAGATCTGGTTATGGACGGGGAGAGATGGCTTATAGGTATTTTTTATCAGTTCCTTCATGAGCTTACCGACTGAACTGGTGATAGATCAATCTAGTACATTTCTCCTCTTAAAGGGTCGCAATAGGTTAAGTTGCTGTATTTATGGTTTAAGTAGATTGTTCTGTAGTAGATAGTTATAGTTTGGCTGTTTTATCTTTTTCCCGGGAAATCACAAAGCACTGTGACGGGAGCTTATGTTGGATAAGAAAAACCTTCTGAGGGATTGGAGTTTGGCTGGGATTATGGAATATCTTAAGCGAGAGATTGCTTGCTATACATGGGTGGTGGGTGCTTCATATTTTGGGCTATTTCGTCGTTGCCCGGTTATTGATTATTGATTAAAGGGATCTAGAATTGTGGAAAATCACGGACTGTGATTCTGGACCTCTTCGAGTAACGTATGTGAGAATATCCTAGTTGCTTTTGTATCAAGCATATACATTTTGGAATCTAGGCATCTCAGAGCtggtatcatgtataaaattcGCCGAAAAAGGATATATGCTTGTTTGGTTCATATTAATGACAAAAGTACTGGTGGTAAAGTCTCTGAAGCTGTTGGAGGCTTGGAGCTGATTTATTGTTAGAGTAGTTTTCAAAGGTGTATCGGTGCAGCATGAAGATATTCAGATGTTGCTGACTGGGTAGAGAATCGAATGCCTAAGACCCTCGTGTTTAAACAAACAGGACtaagcaaacaaaaaatatgtGGCAGATTATGGTATTATGCATAAATCAGAGTTTGTGCGAAGACTGATAGATCAAAATCTTCCTTACAACCGTATATCACTTTTCACTTGGAATTATGGAAGTTAGAAACAAATGACTACATCCTTGAAGGTATGATGGATAATTCTCGTTATGACTGCATACAAAGAGAACTGTATGCAATTGTCTCACTGCATGCTTTAGGTCTCATTTGCCCTGCTGTTTTAAACTATTGTAGATATGTGTTGTAATTGCTGTAAACTTGGAAGGAGTTCATTTTCAgcattaactttataaataaaactttgcttggtttttctttgtttcttttgtCTAAATACCAAGAATCATTAGACTATAATTTTGCTTCATTATTCAATATTAGTGTGTAGGAAAATAGTTTATTTCATTCGACTATCCTCTCTTTTTGTTTGGGACTGCTCCATACTAAAACAGGAACAATTTAAGAACCTTGTCTGGGTTCAGAAGCAAAGAAAAAGGTCCCGGGCAGTATCATTTTTTCTCAACTCGTCGAACAGGATGTAAACTGAGAAGATAATCTGTCAGAGTTGAAGCGCAAATTTATAATGATGGGTTGTTACAGGCAGGGACTGACATACTATGTAATGAACTTGatatatatcatgttcaaaGTAGCATCACCATCAAGCATGTGTATTGACGACTTGGGAAAAATAAGTTCATCCATTGCTATCCTATCGTATATCTGCAATTGCCTTGTACTTTAAACGAAAAGGTGAACAAAAAAAGGTCTTCCAATCCatatagaaatatttatattcacaTCTTCTGAACCTTTTCATGAACATAGTAACAGATGAGGTAAAATGTCGATTGGGCTGACCAAGCTCGTAATGCCAAAGACGAAGATATAATAAACCTCTTTAAATGTGTTTGGATCATACGTAATTAAATACCACTACTACAAATTCTTCTATTCAATGTATTTGGATAGTAAATACTACAGAATCTTTataattttcaaccaaaaaaaaattaaaaaaatttcgaCCAACGGCGAGAAAATTTCTTTTCCAATTTTTTGAGGACAGCAATAAAGGGTTTCACTTCATTGAATCAAGTTGTTGAGATAATCTATTTTTACAGCGTTATGATACCGGAAGGTTAATGGCTAATGCTCGATTGATTAAGAATATGAAGGAcattagaaaaatgaaaattgacaTTTCATGTCAATTCTAAATTCATCGATTTCACGGATAATATCTATTTGCTTTTAAGACCATTAATTTAAGAAAGTTAATGTTGGAAAACTATATGCACAGCGGAAGTATATCAGAATCTTTAATACttacatgaataatagataATCAATATCGTTTATGCTAAAACAAATATCATGctagaaaacataaatataatgaaatttgatTCAAGAATTACCTCTTGAAGAGTGAGCGGATACCTTCAAGCGAATCTCCAAGTTAAACGGATCTTCAAGCGAATCTACAATATAGCTATTgtcttctacagtgatcccATGTCACATCcaaactctctcaatacttgggtggaCAAGTATTGAATAGAAaactaatcattttttttttgtaggttaggGGAAAATCTATTTATAGTGATTTCTTCCTAATCCAAAAAAGACTAGAAAACCTTGATTTTCTAGAAAACTAGAAAAAcccatattcttttttttttccgtaTAGAAATATGATtctgagttctagttaaatataaGCAATATAGggaccacaaaattaattacCGAGGCTTcttattatggaaataattccaaataattagtttgaattattcttaccataataaattacaaatcattccactatAAATTCTTAATTGCACTCCTCTATTTCGTAATTCTTTATTAAACACTTATGTAATTCCCCATGTTAAGATTTcagatactaatcaataaattaaattactgacgaatttaacttaatgattaatttcctttagagCATTACTTAACttattgttgacacccaattttgaccgacctttgaccatttttaggaatactattcgattaaatacgtattttaaattttagaatttttaatcgactttgcttgaaaattatatatcttagtacgttttataaaattatcgtaaatattaaaatattttaaaattattaatgaatttcaaatgttaaaatttaaatgattttcaattatataaaaatattttaatatatgtagtattttaattaaaatagtaattcctacactttccttaaatttcaaattctagcctattctattccaatttctttcaattctagccattTGAATTAAAGTTTTATTACAATTATAGCCTCTCTTTCATTCCAATTCTAGCCAAACGTTATTGCAATTTTAGCCACTCTATATCTTTGCCAATCTAATTTCAAGACTTGATCTCTTAATCTCATCCGTccatcttaaaaaaataaatcctaGATCGAATCCTAACCCTTCATCTCTATCTAATCTAACGGTTGTGATTAACTCTCATATTCTCTCAACATCTAAAAATAATCCctaaaaaattttcattcacTTCTTCTCTCACCCTCTCCTACTCTCTCCAGCCGCCCCACCTCTCTCTCCATTCTTTCCGGTGGAAATCGTCAACCCCAAGCGAGGCGGCGACGCCCCTCTCTCTCTTGTCGTCTTCCCCCTCTCGCTTGTCGtcttccctctctctctctctctctttctcttccTCCCCTCCCCGTCACCAGCCGCCGCAACCCCCCCTCTCCTCTCCAATTTTTTCCGGCGAGGAGACAGCCGGACGGAAGCCGCCCAAGCAGCCGCTGCTCCTCCCTTCCTGCCCTCTCTCCCTCTTCTTCTCCTTCCTTCTCCTTCGTTTCCGATCCTCCCTTTCTCCTTCTCTCGCGACCCCTCTCCCTTCCCCTCTCGCCTTCCTTGTCGCCTCCCCGCGCCTCCCATCAGTGTCAGCAGCGGGGACTGCTGCGCTCGGCCAGCAGCTGCGAAGAGGAGGAACGCCAGGCAGCCCGCGAGAGACAGCAGCAGCCAGGCGAGGAGAAACGGCTCCAGCAAACTCCACGCAGCAGCTCCGCACAGCGATCAAGGCAACATTCCGGCGGAATTGAAAAGTCTGTTAAAGACGGATCTGTACAGATCCGTccaggtttcaaacttgaagttcgAGTTGAAGATTAattgaagaaagatttatttgtttatttgaatgtatatatatatatattttatttttttgcctattttatttattagaatGTTGTAACAATTGTAACTCTAAaggatcatatatatataaatttatttggggggTCGTCTAGGGGAGGGGGATTTATATGCTTACttgtttattataaattttttagaaatcatgcctagGTTTATCTTTAACCACCTAGATTTAATGTTTGTAGGTGTTATAATctaatcaattttcaatttgctTGACGCTTTTGttaataagtcttaaaaaataataactagattccattaatttttaaatgttaaaatcaaatcctAATAATCTAGTAGGTTGTTAGatgttaaaaatatgttaaattttcATTTGTCTTATCACGTAGAAACTATGCCTAAGTAttaaaatcatgcatatatatgttactctgttttttttaaaacacctagaaatcatgtctATAGGATTGTAAATAAACTTTTAACATATtcgtaaaaataaaatttgtttgtgcATATTTGTGTCCTTCCCCCAAAATTGGTTAATATTAATCCTATTTGTCTTCCTCATTCATACTAAACtaaaatcatttcatgcatttaataaattatttggctttaaatatatttcatcgTAAAACCTTTGCGTTAATAAATTTACCATCTTAATGTTCTACTAGTTTTTAGTACTTATAAAGTTttgcaacataattttcttaaaagtcattattcaatcttcctttgaaattttggattgattgtgacattattttttaaaataaagcactatctcctaacctatcgttagtgggaaagtcaaaggaactaCGAGGTCAAGTTCCAATTTTTAAACCCGACGCGTCCCTCGgaagtaccacctacccatggatttcaaaagaaattatgtGCATTTATATGTGAATGTTTATGTGCCTACGTGTgaactaaatcttttaaatcatttttcaaaacattaattttttaaaccgacctcaaatcaaaattgtttctatggtggaggagcacgatcaacaatatcgtggcatcatccctataaagaaacaaacattttttttaaaaatataaaaatttcatattcaaaacttATCAATTTTTAACTTTACTTTTGCACATACTAATTGCTTAATTTTTGCCAAATTCGTCttataacatagtctcatatgcttaaataaaaaataaaatttgattatttatttattgtcatcacctagccttgcatgcttaaattaatagtattaattgttttatatttgttatcacttagtaagattaaataaattaataaattaaacgaCCTTGATTGCTACTTGtacccccacatagattgcatgagatacggccgggacccacacttgtggacctcgagggatgcctaacaccttcccctcgaggtaatttgaacccttaccctaatctctggcccgttgaccttagttagacttagttaggttagataggtgccctaacgcgccttaattcgttaggtgacGACtcccaaactcaaaatcccaaaagagttgttaggtcgtgcaccaaaacccgttttctgcgaaaatggggcgcgacagaatggcgactccgctggggatatTAGGTTCTTACCATTACGTGTTTCATGCTTATTTATGTGGGgtttactttatattatttatttcattatttgctaGGTGTTCATCATATTTAGCTATCATTTTGTTGCCTTGTTTACTATGTTCTTTTTATGTTCCACCCATTTTCTCCattcttatttgtttattaccatgttTCACATTCCCCCGTTTCTCTTATTTGTTTACTACATTTAAACCCCTATCCTCTTTCCTTATTTgcgtgatttttatttttacacctttatatgtttaaattccttttattcatttatgcttatttatttattgttttataaaatGCTTATATGTTACCGTTTTTCAATTTAAATGCTAAATGTTTACTGCTTTGATAATTAGCATCCCGCTCATACTTCCCccaattgggaccctcttccttttttttattttgttctcgtGATGTTGTGCCTTTGCACCTCTCACAACTACTCCAATCTTATACAAATACCCATTATAGAGAGTCGGCATATGCGTGGATGTAGTGGATAGTTTTACTACCGCGAAGCCACGAGCCTCTCGCATAGAATCCTTTCAAGTCCGCGTCAAGACAAATCTTAGAAGTCCTTGTTAGGTCATACATGCTGCATAAGCCCTAGGAGGTTTGACCTTTGGTGTCAATCCATGTAATTAGTAGCCACCCTCTCGTCTAAAGGGCCCCAACACCCTTAGAcaaattgtatatttatgtgGCAACgtgatcataataattaaatcaagtcATTATGTCAAAATGGAGTTAAACTTTTTCTTCGactctaaacttcaaattggcAAAGTATAACTTGAATCAATTATGTGACCTTATTCTATTAACTGTTTTAATTGTCCCACTTTAAGTTTATTGTGTCATTCATTTGATATTATAGTTTTGGCTCACTATATAATAACTCGGTTTTGTGTTTGATTTACTTCTTTGACTAAAGGTCGTCTAGTATTTGGATAATTGGCTCGACTAAGATTCTGCAATATGACAAATATGTTCAGCCTTCGAAAAAATCACCCATCTTCTCGTCCAACACGAAGTACCTTTTTGGACCATCTCTCCTCATCCTATTCCTACTCACACCCTCTCTCAACAAAGGTCTCCATCACGCCTCAACTTTGATGCTTCACAACATGAGGGAATAGGTGACAAAATAGAGAAGTCTAAGCTACATGCACTGCAGCGAAAAATGCATGACTTGGAGAAAAAGGTGAATGGAGGATTAAA comes from Solanum pennellii chromosome 1, SPENNV200 and encodes:
- the LOC107005422 gene encoding uncharacterized protein LOC107005422, producing the protein MGGAGGNGNGGGGGPQPSGAAEALYSAARISVWWDIENCQVPRGSDPHAIAQNISSALVNMNYCGPVSISAYGDTTKISSSVQQALNSTGIGLNHVPAGVKDASDKKILVDMLFWAVDNPAPANYLLISGDRDFSNALHQLRMRRYNILLAQPQKASVPLVAAAKTVWLWTSLSSGGPPLTNSESSQLVNSSYGSLPTLDTLSTSSSDSSLINQLDTFHENPQMKFNNLGRGTDIKQKGKPVRRSVNQPNISRTSSGTQENHSAANFHQPGYGYPKQFNDSVELPGAHNSRTPFSGPVPSGVPGNPEASWTNGNNSQNNYQNNYPPGRPNNLPVSPIIPPGNFLPPNSHVHHSHSMPPRSDAIGYTSVPQISMPDMGKLKVSENSTNGHNRPFSQTWNGESRQPPNIENSYTNTNGPHKGHNSQKKTPFYVEKEVNRHPHPSPEIPPPSCIANSSNGPLNGVWGAPGCPKPSDYVQGLIGVVLLALNTLKTEKIMPTEANISDCIKYGDPKHRNTDVKKALASAVEQQLVVTRNLGALQLYVGKNENLWRCVNPIGGNMKQYPKEAWDDLQKFLSSSAGRAAISATQCRFEAATVIKKMCLKELALGEILQILHMVVNMKKWLVQPQSGWQPIKFTLAEIVPDSGVVAAT